Proteins from a genomic interval of Papaver somniferum cultivar HN1 chromosome 4, ASM357369v1, whole genome shotgun sequence:
- the LOC113274296 gene encoding uncharacterized protein LOC113274296 isoform X1, with amino-acid sequence MAAYSTEEDVALIRAYCVATSDPIIGRDMEARVYWARILGEFRAAIDDDIARNTKSIQNRISNLKKYVKRYVGHVRARCWGMASGGHNVATAGNPEDGSET; translated from the exons ATGGCTGCATATTCAACCGAAGAGGATGTCGCGTTAATTCGTGCTTATTGTGTTGCTACTAGTGATCCTATTATTGGCAGAGACATGGAGGCGAGGGTTTATTGGGCCCGAATACTAGGGGAATTTAGAGCAGCAATTGACGACGACATTGCAAGAAACACCAAGTCAATACAGAACCGAATCTCAAACTTGAAAAAATATGTTAAGAGATACGTCGGTCATGTGAGAGCTCGTTGCTGGGGAATGGCTTCTGGGGGTCATAACGTTGCAACGGCT GGCAATCCAGAAGATGGATCTGAAACTTAA
- the LOC113273168 gene encoding uncharacterized protein LOC113273168: MKHLANGVAADILNDYTQMVAEKIYMYIKNFMDALLRVFNDRYMRQPTTEDTKSLLAHNEARGFLGMLGSLDCTHWEWRLCPTEEAVPHEGHIKKPNLVLQAVASYDRWFWHCYFGEAGANNDLNVLAQSGLFDREMAALSPA; the protein is encoded by the coding sequence ATGAAACACCTAGCAAACGGGGTAGCTGCAGATATCCTTAACGATTACACTCAGATGGTCGCGGAAAAAATATACATGTACATTAAAAATTTTATGGATGCACTACTTAGGGTTTTTAACGACCGCTACATGAGGCAACCAACAACCGAAGATACTAAGAGTCTATTGGCTCATAATGAAGCTCGTGGTTTTCTTGGAATGCTTGGAAGCCTCGATTGCACCCATTGGGAGTGGAGGTTATGTCCTACTGAAGAAGCCGTTCCACACGAGGGACACATTAAGAAACCAAATCTTGTTTTACAGGCAGTGGCATCATACGATAGATGGTTCTGGCACTGTTATTTTGGCGAGGCCGGGGCTAACAACGACTTGAATGTGTTGGCGCAGTCGGGATTATTTGATAGAGAGATGGCCGCGTTATCCCCTGCTTGA
- the LOC113274296 gene encoding uncharacterized protein LOC113274296 isoform X2 has product MAAYSTEEDVALIRAYCVATSDPIIGRDMEARVYWARILGEFRAAIDDDIARNTKSIQNRISNLKKYVKRYVGHVRARCWGMASGGHNVATAYRQ; this is encoded by the exons ATGGCTGCATATTCAACCGAAGAGGATGTCGCGTTAATTCGTGCTTATTGTGTTGCTACTAGTGATCCTATTATTGGCAGAGACATGGAGGCGAGGGTTTATTGGGCCCGAATACTAGGGGAATTTAGAGCAGCAATTGACGACGACATTGCAAGAAACACCAAGTCAATACAGAACCGAATCTCAAACTTGAAAAAATATGTTAAGAGATACGTCGGTCATGTGAGAGCTCGTTGCTGGGGAATGGCTTCTGGGGGTCATAACGTTGCAACGGCT TATCGTCAATGA